A window of Sagittula sp. P11 genomic DNA:
GCCGCACGGTCGCCGCGTTCATCGACTTGGCAAAGGCGGTGGCCATCTGCACGTCGCCATAGAACCGGCCGCCGAAGTTCTCCGGCGCGTAGCCGTCGATGTCCACGGGCCGGTCGGAAATCACCGTGCCGGGGCTGTAGCCGTCGGCCAGCGCGGTCAGGTAGACGAAGGTCTTGAAGGTCGACCCCGGCTGCCGCTGCGCCTGCGTCGCCCGGTTGAACTGGCTCACCTGGTAGTCCTTGCCGCCGACCAGCGCCGCGACGCTGCCATCGGGACGCAGGGCGACCAGCGCCGCCTCCATCGGCAGGCCCGCAAGCCGGGTCTGCACCGCGCGCTCCGCCAGCCGCTGCAATTCGGGATCGAGCGTTGTGCGCAGCGCACCGGCACCGGAGAACCGCGCCGCCAGCTGTTCGCCCTGACGCGCCGCGATGTCCGCGAACCAGCCGCCATAGGGCTGCTCGCCGGAGGAGGGCGCCATCACCGTCAGTTCGGCCAGTGCCGCGTTGGCGGCGTTCTCGTCGATGCTGCCGCTCGCAACCATGGCGCGGATCACCACCTGGGCCCGGTCGCGCGCCGCCTCCATGTCGTTGCGCGGGTTCACGATGGACGGCGCCTGGATCGACGCCGCCAGAAGCGCGCTTTCCGCAAGGCTCAGGTCGTCGATCGGCTTGCCGAAGTACACCTGCGCGGCAGAGGGCATCCCGTAGGCGCCGCTGCCGAGGTACACCCGGTTGAGATACATCTCGAGGATCTCGTCCTTGGTGTGCGCCGATTCCAGTTCGCGGGTCAGCAGCGCCTCGTGCAGCTTGCGCTTGTAGGTGCGTTCCGGCTCAAGGTAGCTGATCTTCACAAGCTGTTGCGAGATGGTGCTGCCGCCCTGAACGATCTCTCCGGCGGCGGCGTTGGTCCAGAACGCCCGCCCGATGGAGCGGTAGTCGAGCCCGCCGTGATCGCGGAACCGCTGGTCCTCGATGGCGATGACTGCGTTTTCCAGCGTGTCGGGGATGCGCTCGATGGTGGCGTAATCGGCGGGGCGCTCGCCGCGGGCAAACAGCGGCCCGCCGGTGGCGTCCTCCAGCCGCAGGGGCCGTTCGCGCCGCGCTTCGAGCGCGTCCAGATCGTCGAGGGAGGCAACCGCCACCGACACGCTGGCGGCGCCCAAGAGGGCCACGGTGCCCAGCGCAAGGGCCGTGCGCGTCTTCCAGCCGGTGCGGCCCAGCCTGCGCCCGACGCCCGACCCGAAGGTCCGCGCGCCGCCGAATAGCTGCTTGCCGTGGTGCCGGATGGCGTTGCGGGAGGTGGACGGACGGTCCTGTGACTTTTGCTCGCTGGTCATTCTGGTCTCTCCTGTCGAAAGACCAATGCCCGGAGCCCTCTACCGTTCCCGCCTGATACAAAAATTTGCCGCAAAGGCGCGGCCGGTGTGGCCGCGCTGCCGTTTACGGCATCTTGTCCGGTCAGGTCAGGGAATGATGCGCGTGTATTTCACGCCTTCCAGCGTCGCGCCGACCCGCAGGCCGGACTGGCCGAAGATCACCGCGATCACCGGCGCAAGCGACGTGGTCGTCTCGGCTGCCAGCGCCTCGCCCTTTTGCGGGGTGGCATAGGCAATACCGGCGCCCGCGGCGAAACCGCCGGAACGGCGGAAGGTCTGCAGCGCGTCGTCGGTCATGAAGAACAGGACATGGCTGTACTGCTGGACACCGATCTGAAGGCCGCCCGACGCCTTGACCATGTTGTAATAGTCGACCGTCGCGCCACCGATCCGCAGCGCGCCGTTGCCGCCGCCGCCGCCAAAGCCTAGACCCGCTTCCGTCACCAGCGGCATGACAAGCTGGCCCGCGGATTTCTCCGCCAGTTGCCGGGTCGCGGGGTAGTCGCCGTAAAGCTGTGCAAGCGTGGAGTCGACCCTCGCGTCGATGGTTGCCCCGCCGTTGCCGCCGACGCCGTTGGCGCAGGCGCCCAAAAGGCCCACGGCCCCAAGGCCGAGAAATACGTCGCGTCGCGTATGTGTCATGGTGTGCTCTTTTCTGCCGATGCCTCGTTCGTCCGGCTGTGCCGCCGGTTGCGCCTTTTATACGCGCGCGCGGGCGGCTTGTCACCTCAACTTGTGGTCGATGCGCGAAGACCCGCTATTGATGGGGGCAGGCGATGGGGAAACGGGCAGGGGCCGCCTTGCCCGGCGCAGGCCGGCGGACGCGGCGTCAGGCGCCGCCCCTCTGCAAGGCGTTGAAATCGTTGACGGGGCAGCGGCCGGGCGCCAATAGCGCCCAGCGCGCCTCAGCCGTTCAGAAGACGCGCGGCGGCGGGGGCAAAGTAGGTCAGCACCCCGTCGCAGCCTGCGCGCTTGAAGGCGGTCAGGCTCTCCATCATCACCTTCTGGCCGTCGACCCAGCCGCGTTCGCCCGCGCCCGCCAGCATCGCGTATTCGCCCGACACCTGGTAGGCGAAGGTCGGCGCGCCGAAGGTGTCCTTGGCGCGGCGGCAGATGTCCAGATACGGCATCCCCGGCTTTACCATGATCATGTCCGCGCCTTCGCCCAGGTCGCGGGCGATCAGCCGCATGGCTTCGTCGGAATTGCCCGGGTCCTGCTGGTAGGTCTTCTTGTCGCCCTTGAGCGCGCCGGACGCGCCCACCGCATCGCGGAACGGCCCGTAGAAGGCAGAGGCATACTTGGCCGCGTAGCTCAGCAGCAGCACGTCCTGATGGCCCGCGCCTTCAAGTGCGGTGCGGATCGCGCCGATGCGCCCGTCCATCATGTCCGAGGGCCCGATGATGTCGGCGCCCGCCTCGGCTTGGGACAGCGCCTGCTTCACCAGCGCCTCGACGGTGCGGTCGTTGACGATCACCCCGTCCTCCACAAAGCCGTCGTGGCCGTCGATGCTGTAGGGGTCGAGCGCCACGTCGGTCATCACCGCGATGTCCGGCACCGCCGCCTTGATCGCGCGGGTGGCGCGGTTCGACAGGTTCTCGGGGTTCCAGGCCTCGGCGCAGTCCTTGGTCTTGAGCGCCGGGTCGGTATAGGGAAACAGGCAGATCGCCGGGATGCCCAGCGCATGGGCCTCGCGCGCGGCTTCCACCACCTTGTCGACCGACAGCCGGTTCACCCCGGGCATGGAATGGATCGGCTCCGACACGCCCTCGCCGTCGCGCACGAAGACCGGCCAGATGAAGTCCGCCGGGCTCAGCACCGTCTCGGCCACAAGCGCGCGAAGCGCGGGCGTGCGGCGCAGACGGCGAAGTCGCAGGGCGGGGAAGGGGGCGTGGCTGTGCATCTGGCATCTCCTTTGGCTTCGCGCGCAAAAGGGATGCACCCGCGGTCCCCGCTTGTCCAGTGGCCCGCCCGCGACGAATTGGGGCGGGCCGCAGGGGCGGTTCCGTCAGGCCAGGGCGCCCTCGCGCACCTCAAGCGCCTCGGGCGTGCCGCGGCGGGCCAGGTAGTCCGGGCGCGGCGCGGGAGCGGCAAACGGCGCCACGGGCGCGTTCGACACGGCGTTGTAGACGAAGAACGCGTTGGAGCGCGGGCTGGGCGTGATGTTCCCGTTCGAGCCGTGCAGCGTGTTGCAGTCGAACAGGATCAGCGTGCCCGCCGGACCCTCCGCATCGTCGATCCCGCAAAGGCGCGCCATGTCGGCAAGGCTCTCCTGCGAGGGCGTGCCCACCTCCTGGCGTGCGAGCGAGGACTTGTGGTTGTCCTCGGGTGTCTCGCCCCGGCAGGACACGTAGGTCTTGTGCGACCCCGGCATCAGCATCAGTGCGCCGTTGTGCGCCACGTTGTCGGTCAGCAAGAGCGAGGCCGACAGCGCGCGCATCCGGGGCATCCCGTCCTCCGCGTGCCATGTCTCGAAGTCCGAGTGCCAGTAGAACTCCTTGCCGGTGAAGCCCGGCTTGTAGTTCAGGCGCGACTGGTGGATCGCCACCTCGTCGCCCAGGATGAAGCGGGCGATCCCCGCCAGCCGGGCGTCGCGGGAAAGCCTGTCCATCAGCGCGTCTTCCGCCTCCAGTTGAAAGACGGTGCGCACCGCGTCGCCGCCCGGTTCGGTGACGACGTGATCGGCATCGCTGCCCGCCAGCCGGGACCGGATCTCTCCGGCGCGGGCGACCAGCGCCTTCACCTCGGCCGGGGTGAACAGGTCCTTCAGCACGAGATAGCCGTTCCTCTCGAAGAATGCGGCCTCCTCGCGGGTGATCGGCGCATCCGCCTCCCAGTCCTGCCAGAGCACCGGGTCCTCACGCTCCATCCAGCGCTCCCGCTCGGGGGCACGGGTGGGGTAGGCATCGGCGCATGCGGGATCGGGCGCGTATTCCAGCGGCATTGGTTCCTCCTGTGATTGGTTTTCGGCGACGGACGATCAAGCATCCGTCTGCTTCCTCAGCGCACGGGACCCGCCCCGGGTTCCATCCTGTGTGCACCCGCCGCCGGGGAAGGAAGCCACGTCAACGCCGCCCGCGGGTCCCGACTGTTTGTCGCTGGGCATTTGCGCGGACGCGCGGTAGTAAGTCCGAAAAGCAGCAGGGAAAAGGCAGGCATGGACTGGTACGGCACGGTGTTCGAAGTGATCGACATGCGGTCCTTCTCCAACCTCTGGTTCTGGATCGTCCTCGCCGTCCTGTGGTCCTCGACCAGCCACTGGGTGCTGGGCGTGCCCTTCGACATGGTCGCCCGCGCGCGCCGCAGCGGCGGGCAGGCAGAACAGGACCTCGAGGACCTGGTGCGCATCAACACCAACCGCTTTCTCTACATCGTCGACGAATCCGGTCTCTTCCTCTCGGCCCTGACGTCGGCCTTCCTGTCGGGCGCCGCGATCCTCGGATTCTGGTACGGGGTGGAACTGGCGCAGGCGCTCTTCCTGCTGGGCTTCCCGATGACGCTGGTGGGGCTGCTGAGCGTCTATTCCGCGCGCCGCATCCGCGCGGGCGAGCAATCCGGAGAGCCGCTCTGGCGCCGCCTGCGGGTGCACCGGGTCATCACCCAGATGATCGGGCTTGTGTCGATCTTCGTCACCGCGCTCTGGGGGATGTTCCAGAACCTCTCCATCGGCGTGCTCGGCGGCTGAGCGCCGGGCAGGGCGGCGCATAGCCCCGCCCTACGTCGGGCCGGTCCTTTGTGGGCAAGGGCGTGCGATGTCCTTCGCGGGGAGGGTTTCGGGACTCACCAGAAGAAAACCCTGCTTTCTGCCGATGCCGTCCCTCGCCGTCTTGCTGCCTGACAGGGTCGTCGCCCCGCGCCAAGCAAAATAGCCGTATCCCCCTTGCGGGGGCCCCTCGGCGATTTGGCTTGTCCCGGCGCGCCGCCCCCGTCGGGGCATCGACAGGCGAGGGACGGCTCCGGAAGAAAGCTGGCGGCGGTCGGGCCGGTGCGGGGGCGCGTGTGCCGGGCCCTTGCGCTGGATCGGTGACGGCGGGGGACGGAGAGGTCTTGCTTGACGGCGCCGCACGGTCGGGCCATCTGGGGCGGCATGGCTGGACAGGTGATCATCGGCGGCGCCCCGGAGGGCTTTGACGCGCGGCTCGTGCTGGGCGAGGTGGCGAAGGCGGGCGGGCCGGTGGTGCACATCGCCCGCGACGACAAGCGGCTGGCGGCGATGCGCGATGCGCTGGCCTTCTTTGCCCCGGACATGCCTGTGGTGGTCTTCCCCGCCTGGGACTGCGTGCCCTACGACCGGGTGTCGCCCAATGCCGACATCTCGGCGGCACGCATGGCGACGCTGGCGGGGCTGGCGCACGGCATGCCGGACCGCTTTGTCCTGCTGACGACGCTGGGCGCGGCCATGCAGCGTCTGCCCGCCCGCGAGGTGCTGCGCGAGGCGGCCTTCACCGCCCGCGTGGGCGACCGTGTCGACGAGGAGGCCCTGCGCGCCTTCCTCGTGCGCATGGGGTTCAGCCAGGCACCCACGGTGACGGAGCCCGGCGATTACGCCATCCGCGGCGGCATCATCGACATCTACCCGCCGGGCGAGGGCGGGCCCGTGCGGCTCGACTTCTTCGGCGACACGCTGGAGGGCGCGCGCCGCTTCGACGCGGCCTCCCAGCGGACGACGGAAAAGCTCGACGTGGTGGAACTGGCGCCGGTGTCCGAGGTGATCCTCGACGAGGCGGCGATCCTGCGCTTCCGCCAGAACTACCGGATCGAATTCGGCGCGGCAGGCACCGACGACCCGCTTTACGAGGCGGTGAGCGCCGGCCGCAAGCACGCCGGGATCGAGCACTGGCTGCCGTTCTTCCACGACCGGCTGGAAACGCTCTTCGACTACCTGCCGGGCGCGCCGGTGCTGATGGACGACCAGCTGACGCCCGCGCGGCTGTCGCGCTGGGACAGCATCGCCGACCAGTACGAGACCCGCAAGCACGCGCTCTCGCAGAAGAAGACGCTGGGCAGCACGGTCTACAAGCCCGTCCCGCCGGACCTGCTCTACCTCGATGATGGCGCGTGGGAACAGGCGATCGGCGACCGCCGCCGCGTGCAGTTCCATCCGCTGCCGCAGGCCACCGGGCCGGGCGTGGTGGACGCGGGCGGGCGCATCGGGCGCAACTTCTCCCCCGAGCGCCAGCAGGAAAACATCAGCCTGTTCGCCGCCCTTGCCGACCACGTGAAGAAGAAGCTAGATCTGGGCCCTGTCGTCATCGCCTCGTGGTCCGAAGGGGCACGCGAACGCCTCACCGGCCTGATCGAGGACGAGGGCCTGGCCGAGGTCATCCCGATCTCCAACGCCACCCGCGTCGGCAAGCGCGGTCTGCACCTGGCGGTCTGGGCGCTCGACACCGGGTTCGAGGCCCCGTGGGAGGCCGCGGGCGACAAGGGGCGGATCACCGTCGTCTCGGAACAGGACGTGCTGGGCGACCGGCTGATCCGCAAGCCCGCGAAGCGCCGCAAGGCCGAGAACTTCCTGACCGAGCACCAGTCCCTGTCGCCGGGCGATCTGGTGGTGCACGTCGACCACGGCATCGGCCGCTACATGGGGATGGAGGTCATCACCGCCGCGGGCAGCCCGCACGAATGCCTGCTGCTGCAATACGCCGAGGACGCAAAGCTCTACCTGCCCGTCGAGAACATCGAGCTGCTGTCCAAGTACGGCCACGACGAGGGTCTGCTCGACCGGCTGGGCGGCGGCGCGTGGCAGGCGAAGAAGGCCAAGCTCAAGGAACGCATCCGCGAGATGGCCGACCGGCTGATCCGGATCGCCGCCGAACGCGCCCTGCGCAAGGCGCCCATGCTCGACCCGCCGCCGGGCGCCTACGAAAGTTTTGCCGCGCGTTTCCCGTACTCCGAAACCGACGACCAGCTTGCCGCCATTGACGACGTGATGGCCGACCTCCAGTCCGGCCAGCCGATGGACCGGCTGATCTGCGGCGACGTGGGCTTCGGCAAGACCGAGGTCGCGATGCGCGCCGCCTTTGTCGCCGCCATGTCCGGCGT
This region includes:
- the mfd gene encoding transcription-repair coupling factor, whose protein sequence is MAGQVIIGGAPEGFDARLVLGEVAKAGGPVVHIARDDKRLAAMRDALAFFAPDMPVVVFPAWDCVPYDRVSPNADISAARMATLAGLAHGMPDRFVLLTTLGAAMQRLPAREVLREAAFTARVGDRVDEEALRAFLVRMGFSQAPTVTEPGDYAIRGGIIDIYPPGEGGPVRLDFFGDTLEGARRFDAASQRTTEKLDVVELAPVSEVILDEAAILRFRQNYRIEFGAAGTDDPLYEAVSAGRKHAGIEHWLPFFHDRLETLFDYLPGAPVLMDDQLTPARLSRWDSIADQYETRKHALSQKKTLGSTVYKPVPPDLLYLDDGAWEQAIGDRRRVQFHPLPQATGPGVVDAGGRIGRNFSPERQQENISLFAALADHVKKKLDLGPVVIASWSEGARERLTGLIEDEGLAEVIPISNATRVGKRGLHLAVWALDTGFEAPWEAAGDKGRITVVSEQDVLGDRLIRKPAKRRKAENFLTEHQSLSPGDLVVHVDHGIGRYMGMEVITAAGSPHECLLLQYAEDAKLYLPVENIELLSKYGHDEGLLDRLGGGAWQAKKAKLKERIREMADRLIRIAAERALRKAPMLDPPPGAYESFAARFPYSETDDQLAAIDDVMADLQSGQPMDRLICGDVGFGKTEVAMRAAFVAAMSGVQVAVIAPTTLLARQHYKSFAERFRGFPLEVAALSRFVPAKQAAKTREGIAKGTVDIAIGTHALLAKNIRFQNLGLLIIDEEQRFGVQHKERLKQLRSDIHVLTLTATPIPRTLQLSLTGVRDLSIIGTPPVDRLSIRTYVSEFDPVTVREALLREHYRGGQSFVVVPKITDLPEIEEFLKEQVPECSYVVAHGQMAAGDLDERMNAFYDGKYDVLVATTIVESGLDIPTANTMIVHRADMFGLSQLYQIRGRVGRSKTRAYCYLTTKPRAKLTATAEKRLRVLGAIDMLGAGFSLASQDLDIRGAGNLLGEEQSGQMRDVGYELYQSMLEEAISKIRSGEMEGLTEEDGQWAPQINLGVPVLIPEDYVPDLDVRLGLYRRLSSLTTKVELEGFAAELIDRFGKLPREVNTLLLVVRIKAMCKRAGIAKLDGGPKGATIQFHNDKFASPEGLVAFINDQKGLAKIKDNKIVVRRDWKKDRDKIQGAFAIARDLAEHAGVLKKRAEKA
- the hemB gene encoding porphobilinogen synthase, with protein sequence MHSHAPFPALRLRRLRRTPALRALVAETVLSPADFIWPVFVRDGEGVSEPIHSMPGVNRLSVDKVVEAAREAHALGIPAICLFPYTDPALKTKDCAEAWNPENLSNRATRAIKAAVPDIAVMTDVALDPYSIDGHDGFVEDGVIVNDRTVEALVKQALSQAEAGADIIGPSDMMDGRIGAIRTALEGAGHQDVLLLSYAAKYASAFYGPFRDAVGASGALKGDKKTYQQDPGNSDEAMRLIARDLGEGADMIMVKPGMPYLDICRRAKDTFGAPTFAYQVSGEYAMLAGAGERGWVDGQKVMMESLTAFKRAGCDGVLTYFAPAAARLLNG
- a CDS encoding YSC84-related protein, with the protein product MTHTRRDVFLGLGAVGLLGACANGVGGNGGATIDARVDSTLAQLYGDYPATRQLAEKSAGQLVMPLVTEAGLGFGGGGGNGALRIGGATVDYYNMVKASGGLQIGVQQYSHVLFFMTDDALQTFRRSGGFAAGAGIAYATPQKGEALAAETTTSLAPVIAVIFGQSGLRVGATLEGVKYTRIIP
- a CDS encoding PBP1A family penicillin-binding protein — its product is MTSEQKSQDRPSTSRNAIRHHGKQLFGGARTFGSGVGRRLGRTGWKTRTALALGTVALLGAASVSVAVASLDDLDALEARRERPLRLEDATGGPLFARGERPADYATIERIPDTLENAVIAIEDQRFRDHGGLDYRSIGRAFWTNAAAGEIVQGGSTISQQLVKISYLEPERTYKRKLHEALLTRELESAHTKDEILEMYLNRVYLGSGAYGMPSAAQVYFGKPIDDLSLAESALLAASIQAPSIVNPRNDMEAARDRAQVVIRAMVASGSIDENAANAALAELTVMAPSSGEQPYGGWFADIAARQGEQLAARFSGAGALRTTLDPELQRLAERAVQTRLAGLPMEAALVALRPDGSVAALVGGKDYQVSQFNRATQAQRQPGSTFKTFVYLTALADGYSPGTVISDRPVDIDGYAPENFGGRFYGDVQMATAFAKSMNAATVRLAMDVGLADVVKTARLLGIDAELSETPSVALGASGVSLLDLTAAYGAIATGRAPFETHFVSGITAGNEQTYYPFKWKTPQMTGRTAQLMNARADMAAMLRAVVTDGTGKAVADVPGAVGKTGTSQNFRDALFVGWNDALIVGVWVGNDDNSPMDEVTGGSIPAEIWSDFLTAAQGMDVSIPQVAEPRAVEPEAVAPGTPDPAASGAQAVVAAVRSEPGEAEAVARDDRSELEIALGAALSRMENDGRVRGKDIEELRRTVERELQDGDVHGLREFVIRSWADSVGQTTAQQQCNIRACQRAYRSFRASDCTFQPYGGGPREICTQ
- the thpD gene encoding ectoine hydroxylase encodes the protein MPLEYAPDPACADAYPTRAPERERWMEREDPVLWQDWEADAPITREEAAFFERNGYLVLKDLFTPAEVKALVARAGEIRSRLAGSDADHVVTEPGGDAVRTVFQLEAEDALMDRLSRDARLAGIARFILGDEVAIHQSRLNYKPGFTGKEFYWHSDFETWHAEDGMPRMRALSASLLLTDNVAHNGALMLMPGSHKTYVSCRGETPEDNHKSSLARQEVGTPSQESLADMARLCGIDDAEGPAGTLILFDCNTLHGSNGNITPSPRSNAFFVYNAVSNAPVAPFAAPAPRPDYLARRGTPEALEVREGALA
- a CDS encoding component of SufBCD complex, producing the protein MDWYGTVFEVIDMRSFSNLWFWIVLAVLWSSTSHWVLGVPFDMVARARRSGGQAEQDLEDLVRINTNRFLYIVDESGLFLSALTSAFLSGAAILGFWYGVELAQALFLLGFPMTLVGLLSVYSARRIRAGEQSGEPLWRRLRVHRVITQMIGLVSIFVTALWGMFQNLSIGVLGG